The following DNA comes from Brassica oleracea var. oleracea cultivar TO1000 chromosome C5, BOL, whole genome shotgun sequence.
TCGCCTTCACTGCAGCGTCTATGAACCTCTTTTAGACGATCTGCTGATCTGCAGATTCCACTGCATGTCCAGTCGAATGATGCTACGCAGATGTTCCCAGCTTGCGCTTTCCATTCGCAATCTGCAATACCAAAACTTAAATTCTTAAGAATTTGTTTTAGTAGAATCATTGCAATGTATGTTACACGTTATGTTTGAAACAAGAAGTAAGATTTGATGTTTTTGTCAAATGATGATTCTTGTTATGGCTTTGTATCAGTAGAGAGATTTTGATAGGGACGAGTCATCTCTTTTAAGATAGGAGGGTTCAAAGCAGATATAACTGTAGTTAGGTGCAGAACACGAAAGATGTTGACGTTTTATCTAAGTTCACAAGATCTATACATTGATTAAGACTTATCTCACTTCTTTAAGCATCATCTAAAGTAGGAGTTGAAAAGAGCTCAAGACTTACCAGGAGGAGTGCCACAGCATAATCTTCTATCATCAATGTGTTTAACATCAATCCCAATAAACCAAGCTCCTAAGGAAACATCTTCATTCGCATACTTGTGTAGAACATGCCTGAAACAACATTTAACACATACATAAGAACCAAGAGATACATTTGAGTTAAAAAGGATATATTACAATGTAGTAATCTCATCTCGAACTTACTGATTGATTGATATGTAAGAAGCCAAGTCTCTTGAAATAGCATAGATCTGTCCAGTAGCATGACGGAAGTACTTGTTCCCATTCTCACCAAACTTCCAGTACTCTGGCTCATGGTATCTCACCCCTCTGCTCCATTAAACCAACCATGACTTTTAACAAAAGGGATGAATATTGAAGGAGGGAACTGAGAGATGGTTTACTTTTGATAGAGAACAGGACCAGACTTCATGCAACCGATATAAACCCGTGGTTTTTTCCGGTGTCTAACCAGAGTTTCTCCAAGAGTTGCTGCAGATCATTTCAAATAAAACCATTAGACTCCACTAGCAAAATGGGATCCAAATTAACATATATAAACTCGTTTGCCTTTCCACATTTAGAACTTACCTATGTTAACATGAACATCATCATCTACTTTGACATAGAAATCAGCATCCCACATTGAAAATGCCGTAGCAAAATAGGTCTTCGTCTTGCCTGACAGCTCTAGATACCCTTCAACATGGTCCTGTCAATAACAAAATGAAGATAAAAGCTGAAAAATGAGGCCTTTGCACCACTAAACGGTAAACTACAGTCAGAACCATACCAGTCTCAAGAAATCTCCATGCTTCCTGTCCTCAGCCTCAATGGCTCGGTCTAGAATCCCCCCGGCCGTGGCACTATAGAGAGATATCAATGAACACACAACATCAATACACACAGAACACAAATAAAACTCAAATCAGATTCTCACCTGTGACCAATAACAAACCGGATAATAATCCCCTTCTCTTCTTCAAGCCTCCTCCTCTTCTCACCTAAACATCAACATATAAACAAGTTATGACAAGAGTCCAGGGGAAGAGACTGAAACAAAGCAAGATTGTAACTAAAAAACCTTGAGGCATCCACGTTGCACGAACAGAATCTCTTCTTTTCCTGCTACTGAAAGCTGTATTAATCCCAACAACCATCAAGTACCGTCTCTTCTTCCCCTGCGGTTGCTTCTTCTTCCCCATATCATCCGATACAGGAGCACCGTTTGTTAAAGACTCCTGAACCGACCTTGCAGCAGCTAACTCCATCTCTAAGCTCGAAATAGTCTTATCCAATGTCCTGAAGTAAGCAACAAGACAAAGAAAAGTAGTTTAATCATCACAAATTCCGAAAATTTCTCTGTAATTAAAAAAAAAACACACAGAACAAGAATACTAATTTTTTTTTTTTTTTTAAACATGGAACAAGGCTATTAATAAAATAAAACTCTTACTGTAGAGCATTGTGAGTATTGGAGACTTGACCAAGCAAAGCCTGAGGATCTCTTTTAACTTCTTTCTGGTAAAGCTAAAGAGGAAACTAATCAGATGATGATTCTTAAAACAAAAGATGTGCATGAGACTATGCAATGGAACAAACTCACACATATTTTGGATTATTGCAGCCGCCTTCGGATATGAGCTTTAGTCTCTCAGCTTCGGTTACTGATGGACGAGAGATGTCTCTAGATTCCGGAATATTCCACATCCTGCAACAACAGCAACAACAGTCGATGATTCCTGCATGTGAGCTTCTTTCTCTGAGGTTACTGAAACGATCAAATAAAAAAAAAAAGAGTAAGTTACCGATCGGTGAAGAACATTCCGACGCAGAAGCTTCCTAAACAGAGTAACAACGTCCATCTACGAGACGCGGAGCTTCTGGAAGAAGAATGCTCTCCTCCTCCTCCTCCTCCTCCTTTCATCTTCGTCGTCATTTTTATTAAAGATCCACGGGAAACTCTTCGTAGCTATCTCGAGACGATGAGCTTCATATCTCCGCAAGAATCTCTCTCTCTCTCTCTCTCTCTCTCTCTCCCTGAGAGTTTTTTGTAGAAGGGAGACGACTTTACAGAGAAGGGAGACGAAAACGAAATCAGAACGACTTCTTAACCGTTCAGTTTCCTTATTTATTAAAACAAAGGCCAAGTTTGTTGTGAATTTACCGAAATGTCCTTGTTGAGAACTTGGCCTTGTGTAAATTTTTATTTTTTTCTCCAGCTAATATGTATGTACATAGCCTAAGCTATATACATTATTTATAGGTATGTGACACATACGGGGTGTGTAGATATATTGTAACTAGAAGCACTGAGTTGGTTGACTTTTTGAGTCTTTACTCTTTCAGCCTGGAGCTGGTCCTCACCACGTTTTCTGAATAGATGGGGGAGTGTTAAATGTGTTAGTCAATAGTATAAATTGACTATTCAGTTCTAGCTATGAATCTTCGAAGAAAAAGATCTAAATTTCAACACACACAAATACGTTCGACTGTGATTCGTTTTCCATGAATATATTGAAATACGTAATTTGTTTTACGAGTTTGATAATTTTAATTGATTAAATTATTTCATTCATATCTTGGTGGAGTAGGCTTTAAGCTTTTAGATGGCTCCATATTCCGATCTTGTATTTAAATAAAAATATAACTACACCATTTTTAAAAAAGGTTACAGATGAATATGTAAGGATATGTTTGTCCAATAGACTTGAAGGATATTTTCAAATGGCTTTAAGAAAAAGAAAAATATGTATATGATCATTAAAAACATAGATAGTTATTACTATTTTAGTCGGGTCATTTCAGTTCATCAGAGTCTCCGACTGTACTGATACAACATGTGATGCTTTCCGTTTTGCATCACAAGCTCACTGCACCTGTATTCGACTCGTGGGTCCCTCCTCACGATAGCTTTTTCCACGTGTCATTATGAAATGCTACAAAACCATGAGTTTGTGTAACTTATCACTACAAGAAAACACGCATGTTGCAAGGAAAATTTGCGAGGAAAATTTTTACATGCAAATTTGCGACAAGTTTGCAACGAACTTGCAAGAAAAAATAAAAGCCTCGCAAATCTCTCGCAAATTTGCGTGGAAAAATATTCTCTCGCAAATTTGCAAGAGATTAGCGAGTGTAGTTACATAGTCCTCGCAAATTCCTCGCAAATTTGCGAGTAAACATTTCTCTCGCAAATTTGCGACAGATTTGCAAGAACTTTGTATGTCTATCTTGTTTCCTCACAACTCCGTCGCAAATTTGCAAAGAACATGCATGATATGTACATTTTATCACATTTCTCTCACAAATCAAATAAAGTTAATATAAAAAATATTTAATTAAAATATTAGTGTTTAACAAGTACATCGATAAATATTATTGGAAACTTAATCAATTTCAATCAACTAAATATTCACGGAATAAATATTTTGCGACACTTAAACTAATATTACAAAGTACTAAACATCAAACTCTATAATTTATACAATAAGTTCACGTCAACTAAATTTCTATAAAAAAATTGAAACAAATTTTCACGTTAATTATTTTTTCAAAAAAAATTACAAAACACATATTGGTTCACCGAAAATATAACAAAATCCCAAACGAAACCCTAAACGCATTGACTCATGAATTTGCAAGGGATTCCTCACAATTCCCTTGCAAATTTGTGAGAGAATCTAAACGCTCGCAAATTTGCAAGGGAATTGCAATGGATCCCTCTCAAATCTCTTGCAAATTTGCGAGGGATATTATTTCCCTTGCAAATTTGCAAGGGATTTGCGAGAGTCTCGTTGCAACTTCCTTGCAAATCCATTATTCCAAACTTGACGGTTTGGGTTTTATCAAGGATTTTGGTGACGGATAACAAAGTTTACTGAATCATTTTTAGTGTTTAAAATGTACGTCGAAAAATATTTTCAGAAATTTAATTAACTATTGTTATGAACTTAAGTCCCAAGACTTGATTTGTTATTACAATTAATTAACATCAAACCATTATAACTTATATAACTTATATACATCAACTAAATTTTCGAAAAATATTGAACATATTTTCACGTTAATTATTTGTTTAGAACCAAATTAATAAATACATATAGTCTACCGAAAACAAAACTCCAAACGAAGCCTTAAAATACACTATTTATAAATTTGCAATGGATTTGCAAGAGAATACTCGCAATTCCCTTGCAAATTTGCGAGGGGTTTGCGACGGACATACCTAGTATATAAACACATTAACCTAATGATATAGTGACAAAAGGTAAACATA
Coding sequences within:
- the LOC106343822 gene encoding probable beta-1,3-galactosyltransferase 2 isoform X2 gives rise to the protein MTTKMKGGGGGGGEHSSSRSSASRRWTLLLCLGSFCVGMFFTDRMWNIPESRDISRPSVTEAERLKLISEGGCNNPKYKEVKRDPQALLGQVSNTHNALQTLDKTISSLEMELAAARSVQESLTNGAPVSDDMGKKKQPQGKKRRYLMVVGINTAFSSRKRRDSVRATWMPQGEKRRRLEEEKGIIIRFVIGHSATAGGILDRAIEAEDRKHGDFLRLDHVEGYLELSGKTKTYFATAFSMWDADFYVKVDDDVHVNIATLGETLVRHRKKPRVYIGCMKSGPVLYQKGVRYHEPEYWKFGENGNKYFRHATGQIYAISRDLASYISINQHVLHKYANEDVSLGAWFIGIDVKHIDDRRLCCGTPPDCEWKAQAGNICVASFDWTCSGICRSADRLKEVHRRCSEGENALWSATF
- the LOC106343822 gene encoding probable beta-1,3-galactosyltransferase 2 isoform X1 translates to MTTKMKGGGGGGGEHSSSRSSASRRWTLLLCLGSFCVGMFFTDRMWNIPESRDISRPSVTEAERLKLISEGGCNNPKYLYQKEVKRDPQALLGQVSNTHNALQTLDKTISSLEMELAAARSVQESLTNGAPVSDDMGKKKQPQGKKRRYLMVVGINTAFSSRKRRDSVRATWMPQGEKRRRLEEEKGIIIRFVIGHSATAGGILDRAIEAEDRKHGDFLRLDHVEGYLELSGKTKTYFATAFSMWDADFYVKVDDDVHVNIATLGETLVRHRKKPRVYIGCMKSGPVLYQKGVRYHEPEYWKFGENGNKYFRHATGQIYAISRDLASYISINQHVLHKYANEDVSLGAWFIGIDVKHIDDRRLCCGTPPDCEWKAQAGNICVASFDWTCSGICRSADRLKEVHRRCSEGENALWSATF